Proteins encoded by one window of Porphyrobacter sp. YT40:
- a CDS encoding fumarylacetoacetate hydrolase family protein — protein MAERILESLPADYREGQFIGRALSPEGPCVITIAEGQLHDLTGVASTVAGAVARRAFTGGRVIGPVEDGLPDGWSLLAPIDLQAIKASGVTFALSAIERVIEERARGDASAAASIRAQLEDKVGSGIRSVVPGSAAAAQLKDALIEEGMWSQYLEVAIGPDAEIFSKAPTLSAVGTGAQVGVRSDSHWNNPEPEVVLVCDSHGDVVGATLGNDVNLRDFEGRSALLLSKAKDNNASCAVGPFIRLFDDTFTIDDVRHAEVELVIEGPEGYRLEGRNDMSQISRDPLDLVAQCLSEHHYPDGFVLFCGTLFAPTQDRDTPGAGFTHKVGDVVTIRSTRLGTLTNTVTTSRDAPAWTMGFTAFARNLAERGLIAAM, from the coding sequence ATGGCCGAGAGGATACTGGAAAGTCTGCCAGCGGATTACCGCGAGGGGCAGTTCATCGGCCGGGCGCTGTCGCCCGAGGGGCCGTGCGTCATCACCATTGCCGAAGGGCAGCTTCACGATCTTACCGGCGTCGCCAGCACCGTGGCGGGCGCGGTCGCCCGGCGTGCCTTCACCGGCGGCCGCGTGATCGGCCCGGTCGAGGATGGTCTACCCGATGGCTGGTCGCTGCTCGCGCCGATCGACCTTCAGGCGATCAAGGCCAGCGGCGTCACCTTCGCGCTCTCCGCGATCGAGCGCGTGATCGAGGAGCGTGCGCGGGGCGATGCCTCCGCCGCCGCCAGCATCCGGGCGCAGCTCGAAGACAAGGTCGGCAGCGGCATCCGCTCGGTCGTCCCCGGCAGCGCGGCCGCCGCGCAGTTGAAGGACGCGCTGATCGAGGAAGGGATGTGGTCGCAATATCTCGAAGTTGCGATCGGCCCGGATGCGGAAATCTTCTCCAAGGCACCCACGCTTTCGGCGGTCGGCACCGGGGCGCAGGTGGGCGTGCGCTCGGATTCGCACTGGAACAATCCCGAACCCGAAGTCGTGCTGGTGTGCGATTCGCACGGCGACGTGGTCGGCGCGACGCTCGGCAATGACGTGAACCTGCGCGATTTCGAGGGCCGCTCGGCGCTGCTGCTGTCGAAGGCCAAGGACAACAACGCCAGCTGCGCGGTCGGGCCCTTCATCCGCCTGTTCGACGACACCTTCACGATCGACGACGTCCGCCACGCCGAAGTGGAGCTCGTCATCGAAGGGCCCGAAGGCTACCGGCTCGAAGGGCGCAACGACATGAGCCAGATCAGCCGCGATCCGCTCGATCTGGTGGCGCAGTGCCTATCGGAACATCACTACCCCGATGGCTTCGTGCTGTTTTGCGGCACGCTGTTCGCGCCGACGCAGGACCGCGACACGCCGGGGGCAGGCTTCACGCACAAGGTCGGCGATGTCGTGACGATCCGCTCGACGCGGCTGGGGACGCTCACCAACACCGTCACCACGTCGCGCGATGCGCCGGCCTGGACGATGGGTTTCACCGCTTTTGCCCGCAATCTGGCCGAACGGGGCCTGATCGCGGCGATGTGA
- a CDS encoding glycoside hydrolase family 5 protein yields MNRRLLTALMPLAAITLAPLAPSAAAAQAVPAAKPLPVGTCINMGNTLEPPTEGAWGGKPASKADFARIKAAGFDTVRIPVRWHNKSSDKPPYTVDPDWMARVQQIVDWALAEDLNVILNSHHFDPIHDDPLATAAWHGGVWKQIAERFNGYPEDTLWFELENEPHKNFNHTNLLATLAPALAEVRKLHPTRAVIIGGENWSGIKSLETLPLPDDRNIHPTFHYYDPFAYTHQGAEWTKPDMPPVGRSFPTAEDRAQLERDVAAIRAYIARTGKTPFMGEVGAYDAHIPLADRVTYHRMITEAFAPTGIGVCVWAYANTFPFYDADKRRWLPGMRGALGLKEQD; encoded by the coding sequence ATGAACCGCAGACTGCTCACCGCATTGATGCCGCTGGCCGCGATCACGCTGGCGCCGCTCGCCCCGTCCGCCGCTGCGGCACAGGCCGTGCCTGCCGCCAAGCCCCTGCCGGTGGGCACCTGCATCAATATGGGCAACACGCTCGAACCGCCGACCGAGGGCGCGTGGGGCGGCAAGCCCGCCAGCAAGGCCGATTTCGCGCGGATCAAGGCGGCGGGCTTCGACACCGTGCGCATCCCCGTGCGCTGGCACAACAAGTCCTCCGACAAACCGCCCTACACCGTCGATCCCGACTGGATGGCGCGGGTGCAGCAGATCGTCGACTGGGCGCTGGCCGAAGATCTCAACGTCATCCTCAACAGCCACCACTTCGACCCGATCCACGACGACCCGCTTGCCACCGCTGCCTGGCATGGCGGGGTGTGGAAGCAGATCGCCGAACGCTTCAATGGCTATCCCGAGGACACACTCTGGTTCGAGCTCGAGAACGAGCCGCACAAGAACTTCAATCACACCAACCTGCTCGCCACCCTCGCCCCGGCGCTGGCCGAGGTGCGCAAGCTCCATCCCACCCGCGCGGTGATCATCGGAGGGGAGAACTGGAGCGGGATCAAGTCGCTCGAAACCCTGCCGCTGCCGGATGACCGCAACATCCACCCGACATTCCACTATTACGACCCCTTCGCCTACACCCACCAAGGGGCGGAATGGACCAAGCCCGACATGCCGCCGGTGGGCCGCAGCTTCCCCACCGCTGAAGACCGCGCGCAGCTGGAGCGCGACGTCGCAGCGATCCGCGCCTATATCGCGCGCACCGGCAAGACCCCGTTCATGGGCGAGGTGGGTGCCTATGATGCGCATATCCCGCTCGCCGACCGGGTGACCTATCACCGCATGATCACCGAGGCCTTCGCCCCCACCGGGATCGGCGTGTGCGTGTGGGCCTACGCCAACACCTTCCCCTTCTACGACGCCGACAAGCGCCGCTGGCTGCCGGGGATGCGCGGCGCATTGGGGCTGAAGGAACAGGACTGA
- a CDS encoding SMP-30/gluconolactonase/LRE family protein translates to MEMTLPVEAVLAADSLLGEGAVWDAGRRILWFVDIKRHRLWHFDPTNGSNGVAEAPDQIGWAVPAEGGLLLCGLKDGLYTFAPETDTFTKLASIPGEPATNRLNDACTDPWGRVWFGSMDDGEREGSGRFYVFDRGTIRAAGPSGITITNGPAVNAAGSRIYFTDTGAQKIFVADLSEAGVDEARLFADTGALFPHAYPDGPVVDAEDHLWTGLYFGSCVARFSPDGALVATVSIPARDVTKMAFGGPDLSTAFVTTAIKNMSGADMAQLPLSGSLFAFPAPVAGVAQTLAKLG, encoded by the coding sequence ATGGAGATGACACTCCCGGTCGAGGCGGTGCTCGCCGCCGACAGCCTGCTGGGCGAAGGCGCGGTGTGGGATGCGGGCCGCCGCATCCTGTGGTTCGTCGACATCAAACGCCACCGATTGTGGCATTTCGATCCGACCAACGGCAGCAACGGCGTTGCCGAAGCCCCCGACCAGATCGGCTGGGCCGTCCCGGCAGAGGGCGGACTGCTGCTGTGCGGCCTCAAGGACGGGCTCTACACCTTCGCGCCCGAAACCGACACCTTCACCAAGCTTGCCAGCATACCGGGGGAACCGGCGACCAACCGGCTCAACGATGCCTGCACCGACCCGTGGGGCCGGGTGTGGTTCGGATCGATGGACGATGGCGAGCGTGAAGGCTCGGGCAGGTTCTACGTCTTCGACCGCGGCACGATCCGCGCCGCCGGGCCGAGCGGGATCACGATCACCAATGGCCCCGCCGTCAACGCGGCGGGCAGCCGCATATATTTCACTGACACCGGCGCGCAGAAGATCTTCGTCGCCGACCTGTCGGAAGCAGGCGTGGACGAGGCGCGGCTGTTTGCCGACACCGGGGCGCTGTTCCCCCATGCCTACCCCGATGGGCCGGTGGTCGATGCCGAAGATCATCTGTGGACCGGGCTCTATTTCGGTTCCTGCGTGGCGCGGTTCTCGCCCGACGGCGCGCTGGTCGCCACGGTGTCGATCCCGGCGCGCGACGTGACCAAGATGGCTTTCGGCGGGCCTGACCTCAGCACCGCCTTCGTCACCACCGCGATCAAGAACATGAGCGGCGCGGACATGGCGCAGCTGCCTTTGTCGGGCAGCCTGTTCGCCTTTCCCGCTCCGGTGGCAGGGGTCGCACAGACCCTCGCGAAACTCGGATGA
- a CDS encoding aldose 1-epimerase yields the protein MTDIVLRSGAWRARLLPEAGGLIAALTCDDVPVLRSMPPGTTDPLAAACFPMVPWCNRIGAGRFGWEGRVVALAPNFPPERHAIHGHGWQSPWQVESHSAEACTLIHRHDGAAPGWPWAYEARQTVALTDTACRIALTLTNRSDRLMPGGIGLHPYLRRRPESRVTFAAESVIEVGADMLPTGTMRPADRFADFARGAPLPEATVDHCFTGWAGQAHVRDDLGTITVAAEGAQHLHLYAPEAPDILCLEPVNHAPDAANTGAMPLCEPGETIGLTLRIATA from the coding sequence GTGACCGATATCGTCCTCCGATCCGGCGCGTGGCGCGCACGGCTGTTGCCCGAAGCGGGCGGGCTGATCGCCGCGCTGACCTGCGACGACGTGCCGGTTCTGCGCTCCATGCCCCCGGGCACGACCGACCCGCTGGCGGCGGCATGCTTCCCGATGGTGCCGTGGTGCAACCGCATCGGCGCGGGCCGCTTCGGCTGGGAGGGTCGCGTCGTCGCCCTCGCCCCCAACTTCCCGCCCGAGCGTCACGCGATCCACGGCCACGGCTGGCAATCGCCGTGGCAGGTCGAGAGCCACTCCGCCGAGGCCTGCACGCTGATCCACCGCCACGACGGCGCCGCACCCGGCTGGCCCTGGGCCTACGAGGCGCGGCAGACCGTCGCCCTCACCGACACCGCCTGCCGGATCGCGCTGACACTCACCAACCGCTCCGACCGGCTGATGCCCGGCGGGATCGGCCTCCACCCCTATCTGCGCCGCCGCCCCGAAAGCCGCGTGACTTTCGCCGCCGAGAGCGTGATCGAGGTGGGCGCGGACATGCTCCCCACCGGCACCATGCGTCCCGCAGACCGTTTCGCCGACTTCGCCCGCGGCGCGCCGCTGCCCGAGGCGACGGTCGACCACTGCTTCACCGGCTGGGCCGGGCAAGCCCATGTGCGCGACGACCTCGGCACCATCACGGTGGCCGCCGAGGGCGCACAGCACCTCCACCTCTACGCGCCCGAAGCGCCCGACATCCTCTGCCTCGAACCGGTGAACCACGCGCCCGACGCCGCCAACACCGGCGCCATGCCGCTGTGCGAGCCGGGCGAGACGATCGGCCTCACCCTGCGAATCGCGACCGCCTGA
- a CDS encoding sialate O-acetylesterase: protein MAALLAAVMAVPAAAHPVLDPGFGDNMVLQAGHPLVLSGQAQAGVTVTARLGTSEARAVSDAAGGFVITLPAQTATATPNTLTISDATGASTYANILIGNVFLCGGQSNMELPVDRALDVYNQLRQAADEGIRLLMVPKATAPVPQASFAAPTGWKAATAETVAPFSAACFYMAKALRRKDPATPVGLIHSNWGGSAARAWYDPAGGEAIEGAEALALLALYDRDPYAATQAFVPRWFDFWRARDRGREPWKNPALLDWKPIPKFTMWNEWEGTGLDKEPRANVWLKQTVTLTAEQARGDGSLAIGAIDDMDLTFVNGHPVGYTFGWGVERTYRVPAKHLKAGENEILIAANNMWDTGGFFAGPERLHFTAANGERVPLGADWQYATTAVTDIPPRAPWDANAGVGVMHNAMIAPLGRMRLAGVAWYQGEADAGQGPYDPKLAALFAGWRRQFGPQARMLVVQLADWGERRSAPTESGWAQLRDDQRRGVAADANAALVTAIDIGEPTDIHPANKNDLGKRLAQAFDARAMPMPARAVREGAAVTVSFTGIAGGLQVQGGPYPLGVELCEAAPGTCRFVLARAEGDRLVLPVPEGMAPTRVRYAWADAPVVNLVDGEGMPIPGFGLDITS from the coding sequence ATGGCCGCACTCCTCGCCGCTGTGATGGCGGTGCCGGCTGCGGCCCATCCGGTGCTCGACCCCGGGTTCGGCGACAACATGGTGCTCCAGGCCGGGCATCCGCTGGTGCTTTCCGGGCAAGCGCAGGCGGGAGTGACGGTCACCGCACGGCTGGGGACGAGCGAGGCGCGCGCGGTGAGCGACGCGGCGGGCGGCTTCGTCATCACCCTCCCCGCGCAGACCGCCACCGCCACGCCGAACACACTGACGATCAGCGATGCGACCGGCGCGAGCACCTATGCGAATATCCTGATCGGCAATGTTTTCCTGTGCGGCGGGCAGTCGAACATGGAACTGCCGGTCGACCGCGCGCTCGATGTCTATAACCAGCTGCGCCAGGCCGCCGACGAGGGCATCCGTCTGCTGATGGTGCCGAAGGCCACCGCGCCGGTGCCGCAGGCGAGCTTCGCCGCGCCGACCGGATGGAAAGCCGCGACCGCCGAGACGGTCGCCCCCTTTTCCGCCGCGTGTTTCTACATGGCCAAGGCGCTGCGTCGCAAGGACCCGGCCACGCCGGTCGGGCTGATCCATTCCAATTGGGGCGGCAGCGCAGCGCGGGCGTGGTACGATCCCGCAGGGGGCGAGGCGATCGAGGGCGCCGAAGCGCTGGCTCTGCTCGCGCTCTACGACCGCGATCCCTATGCCGCCACGCAGGCCTTCGTGCCGCGCTGGTTCGATTTCTGGCGCGCGCGCGACAGGGGCCGCGAGCCGTGGAAAAACCCCGCTCTGCTCGACTGGAAGCCGATCCCCAAGTTCACGATGTGGAACGAGTGGGAAGGCACCGGGCTGGACAAGGAACCGCGCGCCAATGTGTGGCTGAAGCAGACCGTCACGCTCACCGCCGAGCAGGCGCGCGGTGACGGCAGCCTCGCGATCGGCGCGATCGACGACATGGATCTGACCTTCGTCAACGGGCACCCCGTCGGCTACACCTTCGGCTGGGGGGTGGAGCGCACCTACCGCGTGCCGGCGAAGCACTTGAAGGCGGGCGAGAACGAGATCCTGATCGCCGCCAACAACATGTGGGACACCGGCGGGTTCTTTGCCGGGCCGGAGCGCCTCCACTTCACCGCCGCCAATGGCGAGCGCGTCCCCCTCGGCGCGGATTGGCAATATGCCACCACCGCCGTCACCGACATTCCCCCGCGCGCGCCGTGGGATGCCAATGCCGGCGTGGGCGTGATGCACAACGCGATGATCGCCCCGCTCGGCCGGATGCGGCTTGCCGGGGTGGCGTGGTATCAGGGTGAGGCCGATGCGGGCCAGGGTCCCTACGATCCCAAACTCGCCGCGCTGTTCGCCGGATGGCGGCGGCAGTTCGGCCCGCAGGCGCGGATGCTGGTGGTGCAGCTCGCCGACTGGGGCGAGCGCCGCTCTGCCCCGACCGAATCCGGCTGGGCGCAATTGCGCGACGACCAGCGCCGCGGGGTCGCAGCGGATGCCAACGCCGCGCTCGTCACCGCGATCGATATCGGCGAGCCGACCGACATCCACCCCGCCAACAAGAACGATCTCGGCAAGCGCCTCGCCCAGGCCTTCGATGCCCGTGCCATGCCGATGCCCGCGCGTGCCGTCCGAGAGGGTGCGGCGGTGACAGTCAGCTTCACCGGGATCGCGGGCGGCTTGCAAGTCCAAGGCGGGCCCTACCCGCTCGGCGTCGAGCTGTGCGAGGCGGCCCCCGGCACCTGCCGCTTCGTGTTGGCCCGCGCCGAGGGCGACCGCCTGGTCCTCCCCGTGCCCGAGGGCATGGCCCCGACCCGCGTGCGATATGCCTGGGCCGATGCGCCGGTGGTCAATCTGGTCGACGGCGAAGGGATGCCGATTCCGGGCTTCGGCCTCGACATCACGTCATGA
- a CDS encoding glycoside hydrolase family 43 protein, giving the protein MARHLAALAGACVLAATGTAAAGRDVVARFDYLAYEAPAGAPVAEGQYRNPVIPGFHPDPSIVRVGDDFYAVTSTFSWFPGLPILHSTDLVNWRLIGNAIDRPTQLDFSGLGTNRGLFAPAITHHDGKFWIVNTCIECGGNFVITADDPAGPWSDPVWLDFGGIDPSLFFDADGTAWIVYNDAPPGEPEYEGHRALWLQAFDPVAMKVLPQRTLLVDKGVDPATKPIWAEGPHIYKVGEWYYLLTAEGGTADQHSQTIYRAPAVTGPYTPGPFNPILTQRDLPAGRADRVEATGHADIVQLEDGGWWGVFLATRPFAGQSTLLGRETFLLPLRWIDGWPRFLDRQEAVPMVTKAPKLPASPSSPWQSWREEFDGALSDEWIGLRTPGQGALWQVGDGVLHMTAGPAAAGSLGRPAFTGRRLRHHTADITTRLAFTPERRGDFAGLLAFMDESHFLAAGKEQGRIVVRLRDSAEQGTSGREVASAPLATDGPIELRLALDGGSAAVFWRAEGAEAWQPVGAAINVEPLASVHAGLFTGLVVGPYAFSPG; this is encoded by the coding sequence ATGGCAAGGCATCTGGCGGCGCTGGCGGGCGCGTGTGTGCTGGCGGCGACGGGCACGGCGGCGGCGGGGCGCGATGTGGTCGCACGGTTCGATTATCTTGCCTATGAGGCGCCTGCCGGAGCGCCCGTGGCCGAGGGGCAATATCGCAATCCGGTGATTCCCGGCTTCCACCCCGATCCCTCGATCGTGCGGGTGGGGGACGATTTCTACGCCGTCACATCGACCTTCAGCTGGTTTCCGGGCCTGCCGATCCTGCATTCGACCGATCTGGTGAACTGGCGGCTGATTGGCAACGCGATCGACCGCCCGACGCAGCTCGATTTCAGCGGGCTGGGCACCAATCGCGGGTTGTTCGCACCTGCGATCACGCATCACGATGGCAAGTTCTGGATCGTGAACACCTGCATCGAATGTGGCGGCAATTTCGTCATCACCGCCGACGATCCCGCCGGGCCGTGGAGCGATCCGGTGTGGCTCGATTTCGGCGGGATCGACCCTTCGCTGTTCTTCGATGCCGATGGCACAGCGTGGATCGTCTACAACGATGCGCCTCCGGGAGAGCCGGAATACGAAGGCCACCGTGCGCTGTGGCTTCAGGCCTTCGACCCGGTGGCGATGAAGGTGTTGCCGCAGCGCACGCTGCTGGTCGACAAGGGTGTCGATCCTGCGACCAAGCCGATCTGGGCCGAGGGGCCGCATATCTACAAGGTTGGCGAGTGGTACTACCTCCTCACCGCCGAGGGCGGCACGGCGGACCAGCACTCGCAGACGATCTACCGCGCGCCCGCCGTGACCGGGCCCTACACGCCGGGACCGTTCAACCCGATTCTCACCCAGCGCGATCTGCCCGCCGGGCGCGCCGACCGGGTCGAGGCGACCGGCCATGCCGATATCGTGCAACTGGAGGATGGCGGCTGGTGGGGCGTGTTCCTCGCCACCCGGCCCTTTGCCGGGCAATCGACGCTGCTGGGGCGCGAGACCTTTCTGCTGCCCTTGCGCTGGATCGATGGCTGGCCGCGTTTCCTTGACCGGCAGGAGGCGGTGCCGATGGTGACCAAGGCACCGAAGCTTCCGGCTTCGCCCTCCTCGCCCTGGCAAAGCTGGCGCGAGGAGTTCGACGGCGCGTTGTCGGACGAATGGATCGGGTTGCGCACGCCGGGGCAGGGGGCGCTGTGGCAGGTTGGCGACGGCGTGCTGCACATGACGGCAGGCCCGGCGGCGGCGGGGAGCCTCGGCCGGCCCGCCTTCACCGGGCGGCGGCTGCGGCATCATACCGCCGACATTACCACTCGGCTCGCCTTCACGCCCGAGCGGCGCGGCGACTTTGCCGGGCTGCTCGCCTTCATGGACGAAAGCCACTTTCTCGCTGCGGGCAAGGAGCAGGGGCGGATCGTGGTGCGGCTGCGTGACAGCGCGGAGCAGGGGACTTCCGGCCGCGAAGTCGCCTCGGCCCCGCTGGCCACCGACGGCCCGATCGAACTGCGCCTCGCCCTCGATGGCGGGAGCGCGGCGGTGTTCTGGCGCGCCGAGGGGGCGGAGGCGTGGCAGCCAGTCGGCGCTGCGATCAATGTCGAGCCGCTCGCCTCGGTCCATGCCGGGCTGTTCACCGGGCTGGTGGTCGGCCCCTATGCCTTTTCGCCGGGGTAG
- a CDS encoding SDR family oxidoreductase, protein MHSALYPSLTGKRVIVSGGGSGIGEGMVEAFARQGAMVGFVDIQEHPSEALIGRLAGADHPPHFLPCDITDCEDYTAKIGALMDLIGGCDVLINNAASDDRHSLDDVTPAYWDERMAVNLKHQFFAAKAVVPAMRAAGGGSIVNMGSISWHLGLKDLVIYQTAKAAIEGLTRSLARELGRDNIRVNTIVPGNVQTPRQMRWYTPEGEAEIVAAQCLDGRIQPADIAAMALFLASDDARFCTAHNYWVDAGWR, encoded by the coding sequence GTGCACAGTGCGCTCTACCCGAGCTTGACGGGCAAACGGGTGATCGTCAGCGGCGGCGGCTCCGGCATCGGCGAAGGCATGGTCGAGGCTTTTGCGCGGCAGGGCGCGATGGTCGGCTTTGTCGACATTCAGGAACACCCCAGCGAGGCGCTGATCGGGCGGCTGGCAGGCGCGGATCATCCGCCGCACTTCCTGCCCTGCGACATCACCGATTGCGAGGATTACACCGCCAAGATCGGCGCGCTGATGGATCTGATCGGCGGGTGCGACGTGCTCATCAACAATGCCGCCAGCGATGACCGCCACAGCCTCGACGATGTCACCCCCGCCTATTGGGACGAGCGGATGGCGGTGAACCTCAAGCACCAGTTCTTCGCCGCGAAGGCGGTGGTTCCCGCGATGCGCGCGGCGGGCGGCGGATCGATCGTCAACATGGGTTCGATCAGCTGGCATCTGGGGCTCAAGGATCTGGTGATCTACCAGACTGCCAAGGCCGCGATCGAGGGGCTGACCCGCAGCCTCGCGCGCGAGCTGGGGCGCGACAACATCCGCGTCAACACCATCGTGCCCGGCAATGTCCAGACCCCGCGTCAGATGCGCTGGTACACGCCCGAAGGCGAGGCCGAGATCGTTGCCGCGCAATGCCTCGACGGGCGCATCCAGCCTGCCGACATCGCCGCGATGGCGCTGTTCCTCGCGTCCGACGATGCGCGCTTCTGCACCGCGCACAATTACTGGGTGGATGCCGGATGGAGATGA
- a CDS encoding cellulase family glycosylhydrolase: MTITRRDALAGASAAVAALALPGGATAHEPPPAFVTREGTRLMRHGKPYRIVGANLWYAAWLGADAEFGDRARLLRELDRLKALGINNLRIMAAAEEGPLRNSIKPGFTRADGLENPALFEGLDFALAAIAERRMTAVLVLSNFWEWSGGLQTIQWRATGRFIDMGDPAHPWPAFADATAAAYANPQVVALYLLHVRALLARRNSVTGTRYADDPAIMSWQLANEPRPGGSDAAIAANRAAYLAWIAKTAEVIRAIAPHQLVSLGQEGTQATNGDGALVAEAHAAVDYVTAHIWPLNWSWVRGDDLEGTWPEGKRKVEAYIAAHVAIAEALGKPLLIEEFGFPRDGEAYAPGVATTFREAYYRTIYDAVETSWSTGGVIGGSNFWAWNGEARAAHPDARFRDGDRAYMGDPPHEPQGWYGVFDSDAAMHRVIRAHAALAAATA; the protein is encoded by the coding sequence ATGACGATCACGCGCCGCGATGCGCTGGCGGGCGCGAGTGCCGCCGTCGCCGCGCTGGCGCTTCCCGGCGGAGCAACGGCGCATGAACCGCCGCCCGCCTTCGTCACCCGCGAGGGCACCCGGCTGATGCGGCATGGCAAGCCCTATCGCATCGTGGGCGCGAACCTGTGGTATGCCGCATGGCTTGGAGCCGATGCGGAGTTCGGCGACCGCGCAAGGCTGCTCCGCGAGTTGGACCGCCTCAAGGCGCTGGGCATCAACAACCTGAGGATCATGGCCGCCGCCGAGGAGGGCCCGCTCAGGAATTCGATCAAGCCCGGCTTTACCCGTGCCGACGGGCTGGAAAATCCCGCGCTGTTCGAAGGGCTCGACTTCGCCCTCGCCGCAATCGCCGAGCGCCGGATGACGGCGGTGCTGGTGCTGTCGAACTTCTGGGAGTGGTCGGGGGGCTTGCAGACCATCCAATGGCGCGCCACCGGCCGCTTTATCGACATGGGCGACCCCGCGCACCCCTGGCCCGCCTTCGCCGATGCGACCGCTGCCGCCTACGCCAATCCGCAGGTCGTGGCGCTGTACCTGTTGCACGTGCGCGCGCTGCTGGCCCGGCGCAACTCGGTGACCGGAACGCGCTATGCCGATGATCCCGCGATCATGAGCTGGCAGCTCGCCAACGAGCCGCGCCCCGGCGGGAGCGATGCGGCGATCGCGGCCAACCGCGCAGCCTACCTTGCGTGGATTGCCAAGACCGCCGAAGTGATCCGGGCCATCGCGCCGCACCAGCTCGTCAGCCTCGGGCAGGAAGGCACGCAGGCCACCAATGGCGACGGCGCACTGGTGGCCGAGGCCCATGCTGCGGTCGATTACGTCACCGCGCATATCTGGCCCCTGAACTGGAGCTGGGTGCGCGGCGACGATCTCGAAGGGACATGGCCCGAGGGCAAGCGCAAGGTCGAGGCCTACATCGCCGCCCACGTCGCGATTGCCGAGGCGCTCGGCAAGCCGCTGCTGATCGAGGAATTCGGCTTCCCCCGCGATGGCGAGGCCTATGCTCCGGGCGTCGCGACCACTTTTCGCGAGGCCTATTACCGCACCATCTACGACGCGGTCGAAACCAGTTGGAGCACAGGGGGCGTGATCGGCGGGAGCAACTTCTGGGCCTGGAACGGCGAGGCGCGGGCGGCGCATCCCGATGCGCGCTTCCGGGATGGCGACCGCGCCTACATGGGCGATCCGCCGCACGAGCCGCAGGGCTGGTACGGCGTGTTCGACAGCGACGCAGCGATGCACCGCGTGATCCGCGCCCATGCCGCGCTGGCGGCGGCAACGGCCTGA